The following are encoded in a window of Choloepus didactylus isolate mChoDid1 chromosome 17, mChoDid1.pri, whole genome shotgun sequence genomic DNA:
- the LOC119512023 gene encoding epoxide hydrolase 4-like: protein MARLRDCLPRLVVTIRSLLFWSLIYCYCGLCASIHLLKLLWSIGKGPTQTFRRVAREHPPACLNDSSLGTHCYVRIKDSGLRFHYVAAGERGKPLMLLLHGFPEFWYSWRHQLREFKSEYRVVALDLRGYGETDAPIHQENYKLDCLITDIKDILDSLGYSKCVLIGHDWGGMIAWLIAICYPEMVMKLIVINFPHPNVFTEYILRHPAQWFKSSHYYFFQIPWFPEFMFSINDFKALKHLFTSHSTGIGRKGCRLTAEDLEAHIYVFSQPGALSGPINHYRNIFSCLPLKHHVVTTPTLLLWGERDAFMEVEMAEVTKIYVKNYFRLTILSEASHWLQQDQPDIVNKLIWTFLKEEKRRKD, encoded by the coding sequence ATGGCGAGGCTGCGGGATTGCCTGCCCCGCCTGGTGGTCACGATCCGGTCCCTGCTCTTCTGGTCCCTGATCTACTGCTACTGCGGACTCTGCGCCTCCATCCACCTGCTCAAACTTTTGTGGAGTATCGGCAAGGGACCCACGCAGACCTTCCGGCGGGTCGCCCGGGAGCACCCTCCCGCGTGCCTGAACGACTCCTCCTTGGGCACTCACTGCTACGTGAGGATCAAGGATTCGGGGTTAAGATTTCATTATGTCGCtgctggagaaagaggcaaacCACTTATGCTGCTGCTTCATGGATTTCCAGAATTCTGGTATTCTTGGCGTCACCAACTGAGGGAATTTAAAAGTGAATACCGAGTTGTAGCCCTGGATTTGAGAGGCTATGGAGAAACAGATGCTCCCATTCATCAAGAGAATTATAAATTGGACTGTCTAATTACAGACATAAAGGATATTTTGGACTCTTTAGGGTATAGCAAATGTGTTCTTATTGGCCATGACTGGGGGGGCATGATTGCTTGGCTAATTGCCATCTGTTATCCAGAAATGGTGATGAAGCTTATTGTTATTAACTTTCCTCATCCAAATGTATTTACAGAATATATTTTACGACACCCTGCCCAATGGTTCAAATCCAGCCATTATTACTTCTTCCAAATACCATGGTTCCCAGAATTTATGTTCTCAATTAATGATTTCAAGGCTTTAAAACATCTCTTTACCAGTCACAGCACTGGCATTGGAAGAAAAGGATGTCGATTAACAGCAGAAGATCTTGAAGCTCACATTTATGTCTTTTCTCAGCCAGGAGCATTAAGTGGTCCAATTAACCATTACCGAAATATCTTCAGCTGCCTGCCTCTAAAACATCACGTGGTGACCACTCCAACACTACTACTatggggagagagagatgcaTTTATGGAGGTTGAGATGGCTGAAGTCACAAAGATTTATGTTAAAAACTATTTCAGGCTAACTATTTTGTCAGAAGCCAGCCATTGGCTTCAACAAGACCAACCTGACATAGTGAACAAGTTGATATGGacatttctaaaagaagaaaaaaggagaaaagattga